A single Lolium perenne isolate Kyuss_39 chromosome 6, Kyuss_2.0, whole genome shotgun sequence DNA region contains:
- the LOC127307114 gene encoding UDP-N-acetylglucosamine transporter UGNT1 isoform X2, which produces MAKGGGGGGAALLPVSADAGKGDGEPELFKGSAMTRRGAVAALSYMSCSVLLVMFNKAALSSYKFPCANVITLLQVLNSNIVAYFTSFIVLLTLHASMESVRGVNVPMYTTLRRTTVAFTMIMEYFLAKQKHTPPIIGSVALIVFGAFIAGARDLSFDARGYAIVFVANITTAVYLATINRIGKSSGLNSFGLMWCNGLVCGPCVLFLTYIQGDLKRTVEFPYLYSPGFQVVLLFSCMLAFLLNYTIFWNTILNSALTQSMCGNLKDFFTVGLGWALFGGLPFDLLNVIGQGLGFFGSGMYAYCKIKGK; this is translated from the exons ATGGCCAAGGGCGGCGGGGGAGGCGGGGCGGCGCTGCTCCCGGTTTCCGCGGACGCGGGGAAGGGCGACGGCGAGCCCGAGCTCTTCAAGGGCTCCGCCATGACCCGACGCGGCGCGGTCGCAGCGCTCTCCTACATGTCCTGCTCCG TTTTGCTGGTGATGTTTAATAAGGCAGCTCTATCTTCTTATAAGTTCCCTTGCGCGAACGTCATTACACTCCTTCAGGTACTTAATTct AATATTGTTGCGTACTTCACCTCTTTCATTGTCTTACTTACTCTACATG CTTCAATGGAATCTGTGCGTGGAGTAAATGTTCCTATGTATACAACTCTAAGGCGCACAACAGTAGCATTTACAATGATCATGGAGTATTTCTTGGCAAAGCAGAAGCACACCCCACCTATAATCGGCAG TGTGGCCTTGATTGTATTTGGAGCGTTTATCGCTGGTGCTCGAGACTTATCGTTTGATGCTCGTGGGTATGCCATTGTCTTCGTCGCCAATATAACTACAGCTGTTTATCTTGCAACGATAAATCGTATTG GAAAATCTAGTGGCCTGAATAGCTTTGGCCTGATGTGGTGCAATG GACTTGTTTGTGGACCTTGTGTACTGTTCTTGACGTATATTCAGGGTGACCTCAAGCGGACTGTTGAATTTCCGTACCTTTATTCTCCAGGGTTCCAG GTGGTGTTGCTATTTTCATGTATGCTAGCATTTCTTCTAAACTACACCATCTTCTGGAACACAATCCTGAATTCTGCACTCACACAATCAATGTGTGGCAATTTGAAG GATTTCTTTACTGTTGGACTTGGCTGGGCATTATTTGGTGGGCTTCCTTTTGATCTG CTTAATGTCATTGGCCAAGGGCTTGGATTCTTTGGCTCTGGCATGTATGCCTACTGCAAGATCAAAGGAAAGTAG
- the LOC127307114 gene encoding UDP-N-acetylglucosamine transporter UGNT1 isoform X1: MAKGGGGGGAALLPVSADAGKGDGEPELFKGSAMTRRGAVAALSYMSCSVLLVMFNKAALSSYKFPCANVITLLQMVCSTCLLYVLRRLKIISFTNSEPSVPSDSLFFVPFRILLRTSPLSLSYLLYMLASMESVRGVNVPMYTTLRRTTVAFTMIMEYFLAKQKHTPPIIGSVALIVFGAFIAGARDLSFDARGYAIVFVANITTAVYLATINRIGKSSGLNSFGLMWCNGLVCGPCVLFLTYIQGDLKRTVEFPYLYSPGFQVVLLFSCMLAFLLNYTIFWNTILNSALTQSMCGNLKDFFTVGLGWALFGGLPFDLLNVIGQGLGFFGSGMYAYCKIKGK; encoded by the exons ATGGCCAAGGGCGGCGGGGGAGGCGGGGCGGCGCTGCTCCCGGTTTCCGCGGACGCGGGGAAGGGCGACGGCGAGCCCGAGCTCTTCAAGGGCTCCGCCATGACCCGACGCGGCGCGGTCGCAGCGCTCTCCTACATGTCCTGCTCCG TTTTGCTGGTGATGTTTAATAAGGCAGCTCTATCTTCTTATAAGTTCCCTTGCGCGAACGTCATTACACTCCTTCAG ATGGTGTGCTCAACATGCCTACTTTATGTTCTGAGACGGTTAAAGATTATTTCCTTCACAAATAGTGAACCATCAGTGCCTTCTGATTCACTATTCTTCGTGCCGTTCAGAATATTGTTGCGTACTTCACCTCTTTCATTGTCTTACTTACTCTACATG CTAGCTTCAATGGAATCTGTGCGTGGAGTAAATGTTCCTATGTATACAACTCTAAGGCGCACAACAGTAGCATTTACAATGATCATGGAGTATTTCTTGGCAAAGCAGAAGCACACCCCACCTATAATCGGCAG TGTGGCCTTGATTGTATTTGGAGCGTTTATCGCTGGTGCTCGAGACTTATCGTTTGATGCTCGTGGGTATGCCATTGTCTTCGTCGCCAATATAACTACAGCTGTTTATCTTGCAACGATAAATCGTATTG GAAAATCTAGTGGCCTGAATAGCTTTGGCCTGATGTGGTGCAATG GACTTGTTTGTGGACCTTGTGTACTGTTCTTGACGTATATTCAGGGTGACCTCAAGCGGACTGTTGAATTTCCGTACCTTTATTCTCCAGGGTTCCAG GTGGTGTTGCTATTTTCATGTATGCTAGCATTTCTTCTAAACTACACCATCTTCTGGAACACAATCCTGAATTCTGCACTCACACAATCAATGTGTGGCAATTTGAAG GATTTCTTTACTGTTGGACTTGGCTGGGCATTATTTGGTGGGCTTCCTTTTGATCTG CTTAATGTCATTGGCCAAGGGCTTGGATTCTTTGGCTCTGGCATGTATGCCTACTGCAAGATCAAAGGAAAGTAG